A single window of Hymenobacter sp. APR13 DNA harbors:
- a CDS encoding glycine--tRNA ligase: MSNEQKPAATAENTLADIVSHAKEYGFVFPSSEIYDGLAAVYDYGPNGVELKNNLKQLWWKAMTQLNQNVVGIDAAIFMHPLTWKASGHVDGFSDPMIDNLDSKKRYRADVLLEDKAAEYEKNGELARAETLLAEMGRLLTSEDLAGVKQLIVDEKIICPISKTSNWTDVRQFNLMFSTQIGAVAEDSSKIYLRPETAQGIFVNFLNVQKSARQKVPFGIAQIGKAFRNEIVARQFIFRMREFEQMEMQFFVRPGTEGEWYDKWKATRRRWHEVMGLPAAKLRFHDHEKLAHYAKAAVDIEYEFPFGFKEIEGIHSRSDFDLMQHQELSRKKQQYFDADVNPETGKPYGNYVPYVVETSVGADRLFLATLCQAYTEETITEGEGEKEQTKTRTFLKLHPAVAPIKAAIFPLVKKDGMPEKAEEIFNSLRYDFRVVMEERDAIGKRYTRQDLIGTPFCIVVDGQTLEDNTVTVRHRDSREQTRMPIAELRGYIGEAVSLSRIFEQL; the protein is encoded by the coding sequence ATGAGCAACGAGCAGAAACCCGCCGCCACGGCCGAAAACACCTTGGCCGATATCGTGTCGCACGCCAAGGAATACGGCTTTGTATTCCCTTCCTCGGAAATCTACGACGGCCTGGCCGCCGTGTACGACTACGGCCCCAACGGCGTGGAGCTCAAAAACAACCTCAAGCAGCTCTGGTGGAAGGCCATGACCCAGCTCAACCAGAACGTGGTGGGCATCGACGCGGCCATCTTCATGCACCCGCTCACCTGGAAGGCTTCCGGCCACGTCGATGGCTTCTCCGACCCCATGATCGACAACCTCGACAGCAAGAAGCGCTACCGCGCCGACGTGCTGCTGGAAGACAAAGCCGCCGAGTACGAGAAGAACGGCGAGCTGGCCCGCGCCGAAACCCTGCTGGCCGAAATGGGCCGCCTGCTGACCTCGGAAGACCTGGCCGGCGTGAAGCAGCTCATTGTGGATGAGAAAATCATCTGCCCCATCAGCAAAACCAGCAACTGGACCGATGTGCGCCAGTTCAACCTGATGTTCTCGACCCAGATCGGGGCCGTGGCCGAAGACTCCAGCAAGATCTACCTGCGCCCCGAAACGGCCCAGGGCATCTTCGTCAACTTCCTGAACGTGCAGAAGTCGGCGCGGCAGAAGGTGCCGTTTGGCATTGCCCAGATCGGCAAGGCCTTCCGCAACGAGATTGTGGCCCGGCAGTTCATCTTCCGCATGCGGGAGTTCGAGCAGATGGAAATGCAATTCTTCGTGCGGCCTGGCACCGAGGGTGAGTGGTACGACAAGTGGAAGGCCACCCGCCGCCGCTGGCACGAGGTGATGGGCCTACCAGCCGCCAAACTCCGCTTCCACGACCACGAAAAGCTGGCCCACTACGCCAAGGCCGCCGTGGACATCGAGTACGAATTTCCCTTCGGCTTCAAGGAAATCGAGGGCATCCACTCGCGCTCCGACTTCGACCTGATGCAGCACCAGGAGCTCAGCCGCAAAAAGCAGCAGTACTTCGATGCCGACGTAAACCCCGAAACCGGCAAGCCCTACGGCAACTACGTGCCCTACGTGGTGGAAACCAGCGTGGGCGCCGACCGCCTGTTCCTGGCCACGCTCTGCCAGGCTTACACTGAGGAAACCATTACGGAAGGCGAAGGCGAGAAGGAGCAGACCAAGACGCGTACCTTCCTGAAGCTACACCCGGCCGTGGCCCCCATCAAGGCCGCCATTTTCCCGCTCGTGAAAAAGGACGGCATGCCCGAGAAGGCCGAGGAAATCTTCAACAGCCTGCGCTACGACTTCCGGGTGGTGATGGAGGAGCGCGACGCCATCGGCAAGCGCTACACCCGCCAGGACCTGATCGGCACGCCGTTCTGCATTGTGGTGGATGGCCAGACGCTGGAAGACAATACCGTGACTGTGCGCCACCGCGACTCCCGCGAGCAGACCCGCATGCCGATTGCGGAGCTGCGCGGCTACATTGGGGAGGCCGTGAGCTTGTCGCGTATTTTCGAGCAGCTATAG